One region of Tamandua tetradactyla isolate mTamTet1 chromosome 6, mTamTet1.pri, whole genome shotgun sequence genomic DNA includes:
- the LOC143685873 gene encoding keratin, type I cuticular Ha3-I, with amino-acid sequence MPYNCCLPNLSCRTSCSYRPCVAPSCHSCTLPGACNIPANVSSCGWLCEGSFNGNEKETMQFLNDRLASYLEKVRQLERENAELESRIREWCQQQVPFACPDYQSYFRTIEELQQKILCTKAENARLVVQIDNAKLATDDFRTKYETELSLRQLVEADINGLRRILDELTLCKADLEAQVESLKEELLCLKQNHEQEVNTLRSQIGDRLNVEVDAAPTVDLNRVLNETRCQYEALVETNRRDVEEWFSRQTEELNKQVVTSSEQLQTCQAEIIELRRTVNALEIELQAQHNLRDSLENTLNETEARYSSQLAQVQCLISNVESQLAEIRCDLERQNQEYQVLLDVRARLECEINTYRGLLESEDCKLPCNPCATTNACDKPIGPCTSYPCAPRARCGPCNTFVC; translated from the exons ATGCCGTACAACTGCTGCCTGCCCAACCTGAGCTGCCGCACCAGCTGCTCCTACCGGCCCTGCGTGGCCCCCAGCTGCCACAGCTGCACCCTGCCTGGGGCCTGCAACATCCCCGCCAATGTGAGCAGCTGCGGCTGGCTCTGCGAGGGCTCCTTCAATGGCAACGAGAAGGAGACCATGCAGTTTCTGAACGACCGCCTGGCCAGCTACCTGGAGAAGGTGCGGCAGCTGGAGCGGGAGAATGCGGAGCTGGAGAGCCGCATCCGTGAGTGGTGCCAGCAGCAGGTGCCCTTTGCGTGCCCGGACTACCAGTCCTACTTCCGCACCATCGAGGAGCTCCAGCAGAAG ATCCTGTGCACGAAGGCTGAGAACGCCAGGCTGGTGGTGCAGATCGACAACGCCAAGCTGGCCACAGACGATTTCAGAACCAA GTACGAGACGGAGCTGTCCCTGCGGCAGCTGGTGGAGGCCGACATCAACGGGCTACGCAGGATCCTGGACGAGCTGACCCTGTGCAAGGCCGACCTGGAGGCACAGGTGGAGTCCCTGAAGGAGGAGTTGCTGTGCCTCAAGCAGAACCATGAGCAG GAAGTCAACACCCTGCGTAGCCAGATTGGAGACCGCCTCAACGTGGAGGTAGACGCGGCGCCCACTGTGGACCTGAACCGCGTGCTGAACGAGACCAGGTGTCAGTACGAGGCCCTGGTGGAGACCAACCGCAGGGACGTGGAGGAATGGTTCTCCAGGCAG ACCGAGGAGCTGAACAAGCAGGTGGTGACCAGCTCGGAGCAGCTGCAGACCTGCCAGGCGGAGATCATCGAGCTGAGACGCACGGTCAACGCCCTGGAGATCGAGCTGCAGGCCCAGCACAACCTG AGAGACTCCCTGGAAAACACGCTGAATGAGACCGAGGCCCGCTACAGCTCGCAGCTGGCCCAGGTGCAGTGCCTGATCAGCAACGTGGAGTCCCAGCTGGCCGAGATCCGCTGTGACCTGGAGCGGCAGAACCAGGAGTACCAGGTGCTGCTGGACGTCCGGGCCCGGCTGGAGTGTGAGATCAACACGTACCGGGGCCTGCTGGAGAGCGAGGACTGCAA GCTCCCCTGCAATCCCTGTGCCACAACCAACGCCTGCGACAAGCCCATCGGACCCTGCACTTCCTATCCCTGTGCTCCACGTGCCCGATGTGGGCCTTGCAACACCTTTGTGTGCTAG